CGGGCCTCCTGCAGGGCGTGGCGACACTGGCGGGAACTGCCGGTCACCCCAAAGGTCATCATGCATTTGCCGTCGCCGGCTCCGCGGGCCGAGAGGAACCGCTCCAGCAGGCCGATCAGGGTGGGGTGGCCGGCGAGGGCCAGCTGAGTCTCGGTTTCTACCGCGTTGCTCAGGCGCAGCATCGAAAGCGGAATGCGGTTTTGTACGAGCTTGCGGCTGGCCGTGCGGGCGCTGTCCCAGTCGGGGAAGAACACCACGTGGAAGCGCTCCTTCTCCGGCAGCGGTGTTACCCGCACTTTCACTTCCGTGATCACGCCGATCCGGCCCTCGGAGCCCAGGATCATCTCCCGAACGTCGGGCCCCGCGCTTGAGGCCGGGAATGTCGGGATCTCCAGGGTGCCCTGAAGTGTTTCAATGCGCCCGCCCGCGAACAGCTGCTCGATGCGTCCATAGCGCAGGGACTGCTGGCCACTGGAGCGGGAGGCCACCCAGCCGCCCACGGTGGAGAGTTCAAAGGATTGCGGAAAGTGCCCGAGGGTGAAGCCGTGGGCTCGCAGTTGCGATTCCACCAGCGGGCCCGGGGTGCCCGCGCCGAAGGTGGCGATCTGGCTCTCCGGGTCCAGGTCCAGCAGGCGGTTCATCTGGCCGAGGGCGATGGTGAGTATGGGACGGCCCCGGTCCTCCGGGTTGATGTGCCCGGCCACGCTGGTGCCGCCGCCGTAGGGGATCACATGGATCTTCTCGGCGGCCGCCCAGGTCAGCAGGCTCTGCACGTCGTCGCTGTTCTGGGGCTGCGCCACACCGTCGGGAAACACGCCGAAATCGCCGCTGCGCATGGCCAGCCAATCCGCCAGGCTCTGGCCCCGGGCATGGCGTACCCGGGTTTCGGCTGCAGTGTCGATAAGGGGCGCGAGTTCCGCCGGAACCGACAGGCGGCTGGCCGGTACCTGGGCGCAAACGCTTTCGAGCGTAGCGTCTTGCAATGGGTGGCCGGCACCCACCCGTCCTGCCAGAAATGCCTGGCCCTGGTCGGGCATCTCCAGATTAAAGCTGTCATCGCCCCAGCCGTTCCAGCGTCGCATGTGGTTCTCCCTGAGTGAAAAGCAATGCCCGGCAGTCTAATCGGTTCGGTGATGAATCGGGTGTCGGTTCGCGACAGGGGCAGTGTCATTTGCCGACAGCGCCGCCGCAAACGAGTGCCTTGTCGCTATTCTATCCGTTACTGGCGAAGGGATTCCGTCAGTCGACTGTTCAGATCCTGCCAGCGGGACAGCTTGGCCGCCTCACCGATGCGAGTACGATCTCCACCCGATTTGTTGAGCCATAGCCCCTCACCGTTAAAGCTGTAAACAGGTTCAAGATCAGTGCGTTGAGAAGC
The nucleotide sequence above comes from Marinobacter gudaonensis. Encoded proteins:
- a CDS encoding FAD-binding oxidoreductase, translated to MRRWNGWGDDSFNLEMPDQGQAFLAGRVGAGHPLQDATLESVCAQVPASRLSVPAELAPLIDTAAETRVRHARGQSLADWLAMRSGDFGVFPDGVAQPQNSDDVQSLLTWAAAEKIHVIPYGGGTSVAGHINPEDRGRPILTIALGQMNRLLDLDPESQIATFGAGTPGPLVESQLRAHGFTLGHFPQSFELSTVGGWVASRSSGQQSLRYGRIEQLFAGGRIETLQGTLEIPTFPASSAGPDVREMILGSEGRIGVITEVKVRVTPLPEKERFHVVFFPDWDSARTASRKLVQNRIPLSMLRLSNAVETETQLALAGHPTLIGLLERFLSARGAGDGKCMMTFGVTGSSRQCRHALQEARAVCKSHRGVYTGTRLGDKWAAKRFTMPYLREALWQMGYAVDTLETATDWDNVDNLLGRIEANLLDGLAERQERTHVFTHLSHFYGQGCSVYTTYVFRVAESYEETLDRWRTLKESTSRVIAHNGGTISHQHGVGKDHAPYLPVEKGELGMLAIRSLCNAFDPGALLNPGTLIDTETGTRGRTK